The following are from one region of the Pseudazoarcus pumilus genome:
- a CDS encoding H-NS histone family protein, whose protein sequence is MELSALSVQELKRLHSRIETELKKRNDSAKRDLVKKFKKLADEQGVPLEDVMKAAGVSAAPTRRRRTAGATAKKKAGGKLPIKYRNPADPSQGWSGHGRRPQWVLDWLAQGKSLDQLGKA, encoded by the coding sequence ATGGAATTGTCCGCACTGTCGGTACAGGAACTGAAAAGACTCCACAGCCGGATCGAAACCGAATTGAAGAAGCGCAACGATTCGGCCAAGCGCGACCTGGTGAAGAAATTCAAGAAGCTCGCCGACGAGCAGGGCGTGCCGCTGGAAGACGTAATGAAGGCCGCCGGCGTGTCTGCCGCACCGACGCGCCGGCGTCGCACCGCGGGCGCCACTGCCAAGAAGAAGGCCGGCGGCAAGCTGCCCATCAAGTACCGCAATCCGGCCGATCCTTCGCAGGGCTGGAGCGGACACGGGCGTCGCCCGCAATGGGTGCTGGACTGGCTGGCGCAGGGAAAGTCGCTCGACCAGCTGGGCAAGGCCTGA
- a CDS encoding glutamate-5-semialdehyde dehydrogenase produces the protein MNIAEYMQGLGRNARAASRLVAAASSGAKNAALMAMAAAIRERREFLISANVKDLDAARTAGLDAAMIDRLKLTDKGIDTMAAGVEQVAALPDPVGEITDVRRRPSGIEVGKMRVPLGVIGIIYESRPNVTADAAALCLKSGNAAILRGGKEALHSNQAIAACVRAGLGAAGLPETAVQVVETTDREAVGALITMPEFVDVIVPRGGKGLIERISRDARVPVIKHLDGNCHVYVDDAADPGKVVPIVENAKTQRYGTCNTAETLLVARGVAGRFLPEIGRMLAGHGVEMRCCAESLTMLTDCGIDASLLKAAQASDWDEEYLAPILAVKVVAGIDEAIEHINAHSSGHTEAIVSENYTSAMRFLREVDSASVMINASTRFADGFEYGLGAEIGISTDKIHARGPVGLEGLTSQKWIVFGNGEVRR, from the coding sequence ATGAACATCGCCGAATACATGCAGGGCCTGGGCCGTAATGCCCGCGCCGCCTCCCGACTCGTCGCCGCAGCCTCGTCCGGCGCCAAGAACGCCGCGCTCATGGCGATGGCCGCGGCCATCCGCGAGCGCCGCGAATTTCTGATCTCGGCCAACGTCAAGGATCTGGACGCGGCGCGCACGGCCGGGCTGGATGCCGCGATGATCGACCGTCTGAAACTGACCGACAAGGGCATCGACACCATGGCCGCCGGCGTCGAGCAGGTCGCCGCCCTGCCCGATCCGGTGGGCGAGATCACCGACGTGCGTCGCCGCCCGAGCGGCATCGAAGTGGGAAAGATGCGCGTGCCGCTGGGCGTCATCGGCATCATTTACGAATCCCGCCCCAACGTCACCGCGGATGCGGCGGCACTGTGCCTCAAGTCCGGCAACGCGGCGATCCTGCGCGGCGGCAAGGAGGCCTTGCACAGCAACCAGGCGATCGCCGCCTGCGTGCGCGCCGGGCTGGGCGCAGCCGGCCTGCCGGAGACCGCCGTGCAGGTGGTCGAAACCACCGACCGCGAGGCGGTGGGAGCGCTCATCACCATGCCCGAGTTCGTCGACGTCATCGTGCCGCGCGGCGGCAAGGGGCTGATCGAGCGCATCTCGAGGGACGCGCGTGTGCCGGTGATCAAGCATCTGGACGGCAACTGCCACGTCTACGTTGACGACGCCGCCGACCCGGGCAAGGTCGTACCCATCGTCGAGAACGCCAAGACGCAGCGCTACGGCACCTGCAACACTGCCGAGACGCTGCTGGTGGCGCGTGGCGTGGCGGGCCGCTTCCTGCCGGAAATCGGCCGCATGCTCGCCGGCCACGGCGTCGAGATGCGCTGCTGCGCCGAATCGCTGACGATGCTCACGGATTGCGGCATCGACGCGTCCCTGCTCAAGGCCGCGCAGGCATCGGACTGGGACGAGGAATACCTCGCGCCCATCCTCGCCGTGAAAGTGGTCGCCGGCATCGACGAGGCCATCGAGCATATCAACGCGCACAGTTCCGGCCACACCGAAGCCATCGTCAGCGAGAACTACACCAGTGCGATGCGTTTCCTGCGCGAAGTCGATTCGGCCTCGGTCATGATCAACGCCTCGACGCGCTTCGCCGACGGCTTTGAATACGGCCTGGGCGCGGAGATCGGCATCTCGACCGACAAGATCCACGCGCGCGGCCCGGTCGGCCTCGAAGGGCTGACCAGCCAGAAATGGATCGTGTTCGGCAACGGCGAGGTCCGTCGCTGA
- the plsY gene encoding glycerol-3-phosphate 1-O-acyltransferase PlsY, giving the protein MNLFLLVLAAYLVGSIPFAVVASRLFGLADPRSYGSGNPGATNVLRSGSKAAAATTLVGDCLKGWFVVWLAGELGFSAGAAAVAGLAAFLGHVYSVFLRFRGGKGVATALGVLAGIDPVLALVALVVWLIVAGGTRYSSAAALAAAASAPLTGLVLIDDTLVIGVLMAMTATLVLRHQENIRRLKNGTETRIGEK; this is encoded by the coding sequence ATGAATCTTTTCCTTCTCGTTCTCGCAGCCTATCTCGTGGGCTCCATACCGTTCGCCGTCGTCGCCAGCCGGCTGTTCGGCCTCGCCGATCCGCGCAGCTACGGCTCGGGCAACCCCGGCGCGACCAACGTGCTGCGCAGTGGCAGCAAGGCCGCGGCGGCCACCACGCTGGTCGGAGACTGTCTCAAGGGCTGGTTCGTCGTATGGCTGGCCGGCGAATTGGGCTTTTCGGCCGGCGCCGCCGCAGTGGCCGGCCTGGCCGCCTTCCTCGGCCATGTCTACAGCGTCTTCCTGCGCTTTCGCGGCGGCAAGGGCGTGGCCACGGCGCTGGGCGTGCTCGCCGGCATCGACCCGGTACTCGCGCTGGTCGCCCTCGTGGTGTGGCTGATCGTCGCCGGAGGCACCCGTTACTCTTCGGCAGCCGCGCTCGCCGCGGCGGCTTCGGCTCCGCTGACCGGCCTTGTGCTGATCGACGACACCCTGGTCATCGGTGTGCTGATGGCGATGACCGCGACGCTGGTCCTGCGCCATCAGGAAAACATCCGCCGCCTCAAGAACGGCACGGAAACGCGCATCGGCGAGAAGTAA
- the rpsU gene encoding 30S ribosomal protein S21, which produces MPGIRVKENEPFEVAIRRFKRTIEKTGLLTELRSREFYEKPTAERKRKLAAAVKRNHKRLRSQMLPPKMY; this is translated from the coding sequence ATGCCCGGTATCCGCGTCAAGGAAAACGAGCCGTTCGAGGTGGCGATTCGCCGCTTCAAGCGCACCATCGAGAAGACCGGCCTGCTGACCGAGCTGCGCTCGCGCGAGTTCTACGAGAAGCCCACCGCCGAGCGCAAGCGCAAGCTCGCCGCCGCGGTCAAGCGCAATCACAAGCGCCTGCGCAGCCAGATGCTGCCGCCGAAGATGTACTGA
- a CDS encoding methylated-DNA--[protein]-cysteine S-methyltransferase, whose protein sequence is MPSASHDFAAIVRLPFGPMGIVCDDEVVSELVFLPPDVAERAPRRALAERTALALARWIDDPGAPHGLPLAPRGTDFQRRVWTAIDAIPPGHTRRYGELAQALGSAARAVGGACGANPFPLFTPCHRVVARHGPGGFAGDTAGHRIRVKQWLLAHEQAH, encoded by the coding sequence ATGCCCAGCGCATCGCACGACTTCGCGGCCATCGTCCGCCTGCCTTTCGGCCCGATGGGCATCGTCTGCGACGATGAGGTGGTGAGCGAACTGGTGTTCCTGCCTCCCGACGTAGCCGAGCGCGCACCACGCAGGGCCCTTGCCGAACGCACCGCACTCGCGCTCGCGCGCTGGATCGACGACCCGGGGGCTCCGCACGGCCTGCCGCTGGCGCCGCGCGGCACGGACTTCCAGCGTCGTGTGTGGACCGCCATTGACGCCATTCCCCCCGGCCACACGCGCCGCTATGGCGAACTCGCACAGGCGCTGGGCAGCGCCGCGCGCGCCGTTGGCGGCGCCTGCGGCGCCAACCCGTTTCCGCTATTCACCCCATGTCATCGCGTCGTCGCCCGTCACGGCCCGGGGGGTTTCGCCGGGGACACCGCCGGCCACCGGATACGCGTCAAGCAATGGCTGCTCGCCCACGAACAGGCTCACTGA
- a CDS encoding dihydroneopterin aldolase, translating to MDFIFIEELRVQAWVGVYPREKAAPQTVELNLTFGVPDAAAEHDDLADTIDYAEVVARIRRELQERHFNLIETLGEFVVHLLFDEFGAPWVKIRIAKIGVMKDVRRVGVFIQRGRDGGKGPGAEGEPGEALPQ from the coding sequence ATGGACTTCATTTTCATCGAGGAATTGCGGGTGCAGGCCTGGGTCGGCGTCTATCCGCGCGAAAAGGCCGCGCCGCAGACGGTCGAGCTGAACCTGACCTTCGGCGTGCCCGATGCGGCCGCCGAGCACGACGATCTGGCTGACACCATCGATTATGCCGAGGTCGTCGCCCGCATCCGGCGCGAGCTGCAAGAGCGGCATTTCAACCTGATCGAGACCCTGGGCGAATTCGTCGTGCATTTGCTGTTCGATGAATTCGGTGCGCCGTGGGTGAAGATCCGCATTGCCAAGATCGGCGTGATGAAGGATGTGCGCCGTGTCGGTGTATTCATCCAGCGCGGGCGCGATGGCGGCAAGGGGCCCGGAGCCGAGGGTGAGCCGGGCGAGGCGCTGCCGCAATGA
- the xerD gene encoding site-specific tyrosine recombinase XerD, whose protein sequence is MAARPRTGSLSATEAALPADTLAALDAFGDFLWLEHGLARNTIAAYRSDLALFAVWLAARGSPLEAASESDLGAYLAAFSRHAKPASQRRLLSAWRRFYRHLVERGAIPRDPTTRIAPPMQPSRFPKSLTEAEVERLLDAPDVDTPLGLRDRTMLEVLYATGLRVSELVGLAPFSLGMREGVVKVVGKGDKERLVPLGETAVDWLERYLREARPAILAGRDSAQVFVTRLGTGMTRQMFWRIVKRHAVVGGIASERLSPHVLRHAFATHLINHGADLRVVQMLLGHADISTTQIYTHVARERLKALHRAHHPRA, encoded by the coding sequence ATGGCTGCTCGCCCACGAACAGGCTCACTGAGCGCGACCGAAGCCGCCCTGCCGGCCGACACGCTGGCCGCGCTCGACGCATTCGGCGACTTCCTGTGGCTGGAACACGGGCTGGCGCGCAACACCATCGCCGCCTACCGCAGCGACCTGGCGCTGTTCGCCGTGTGGCTCGCTGCACGCGGCAGCCCGCTGGAGGCTGCCAGCGAATCCGACCTGGGCGCCTATCTGGCCGCCTTCAGCCGCCACGCCAAGCCCGCCAGCCAGCGCCGTCTGCTCTCGGCCTGGCGCCGCTTCTACCGCCATCTGGTCGAGCGCGGCGCGATCCCGCGCGACCCGACCACGCGCATCGCTCCGCCCATGCAGCCGAGCCGCTTTCCCAAGTCGCTCACCGAGGCCGAGGTCGAGCGACTGCTCGATGCACCCGACGTCGATACCCCGCTCGGCCTGCGCGACCGCACGATGCTCGAAGTGCTCTACGCCACCGGCCTGCGCGTATCCGAACTGGTCGGGCTGGCGCCCTTCTCGCTGGGAATGCGCGAAGGCGTGGTCAAAGTCGTCGGCAAGGGCGACAAGGAACGTCTGGTACCGCTGGGCGAGACCGCCGTCGACTGGCTGGAACGCTATCTGCGCGAGGCACGTCCGGCCATTCTCGCCGGGCGCGATTCAGCCCAGGTCTTCGTGACGCGCCTGGGCACGGGCATGACGCGGCAGATGTTCTGGCGCATCGTCAAGCGCCATGCCGTCGTGGGCGGCATTGCGTCCGAGCGGCTCTCGCCACACGTGCTGCGTCACGCCTTCGCCACCCACCTGATCAATCACGGTGCAGACCTGCGCGTGGTACAGATGTTGCTCGGCCACGCCGACATTTCGACCACGCAGATCTATACCCATGTCGCGCGCGAACGCCTCAAGGCGCTGCACCGGGCACATCACCCGCGCGCCTGA
- a CDS encoding IS30 family transposase, producing the protein MQRNYTHLSAEDRGLIMAEQLRGSSGARIARMLGRCRSTISRELSRNRASDGSYRASIAGSAYRRRRQASVRRLKLMEGSALYGFVRHKLLDRYWSPQQIAARLRQMHPDDPTWQVSHETIYASIYAHPKGALRQGMIAALRQSKPARGRPRRSAARPGGLPIAEALRIHNRPEEIESRQLPGHWEGDFIKGAFNRSAVGTLVERKSRFVVLCKMDGCSAEAALEGFTRQMKKMPAFLRESLTYDRGSEMARHEELARRLKLDIWFADPYSPWQRGSNENTNGLLRQFLPKGADLSQVSQIQLNAIARLMNGRPRQTLEWKTPEEVMAQDIAQFRNRVALDS; encoded by the coding sequence ATGCAGAGAAACTACACACACTTGTCGGCTGAGGATCGCGGTTTGATCATGGCGGAACAACTGCGCGGCAGCTCGGGAGCGCGCATTGCGAGAATGCTGGGCCGCTGCCGTTCGACGATTTCGCGCGAGTTGAGCCGTAATCGGGCGTCGGATGGCAGCTACCGGGCCAGCATCGCTGGGAGCGCGTACCGGCGCCGTCGTCAGGCCAGCGTGCGGCGATTGAAGCTGATGGAAGGTTCGGCGCTGTATGGTTTTGTGCGCCACAAGCTGCTCGACCGCTACTGGTCGCCGCAACAGATCGCTGCCAGACTGCGCCAGATGCATCCCGACGACCCCACCTGGCAGGTCAGCCACGAGACGATTTACGCGAGCATCTACGCGCATCCGAAAGGGGCTTTGCGCCAGGGCATGATCGCCGCGCTGCGCCAATCCAAGCCCGCGCGCGGTCGCCCGCGCCGGAGCGCGGCCCGTCCTGGTGGGCTGCCCATTGCCGAGGCGCTGCGCATCCACAACCGCCCGGAGGAAATCGAGTCCCGCCAGTTGCCCGGGCACTGGGAAGGGGATTTCATCAAGGGTGCGTTTAATCGCTCGGCCGTGGGTACGCTGGTCGAGCGCAAGAGCCGCTTCGTGGTGTTGTGCAAGATGGACGGTTGCAGCGCCGAGGCGGCGCTGGAGGGTTTCACGCGGCAGATGAAGAAGATGCCGGCCTTCCTGCGCGAGAGCCTGACCTATGACCGGGGCAGCGAGATGGCGCGTCATGAGGAGTTGGCCCGGCGACTGAAGCTGGACATCTGGTTTGCCGACCCGTACAGCCCTTGGCAGCGTGGCAGCAACGAGAACACCAACGGCCTGCTACGCCAGTTCCTGCCAAAGGGCGCTGACCTGTCGCAAGTCAGCCAGATCCAGCTCAACGCCATTGCCCGGCTGATGAACGGACGACCCAGACAGACGCTGGAATGGAAAACACCGGAAGAAGTCATGGCGCAGGACATCGCTCAATTTCGCAACCGTGTTGCACTTGATTCTTGA
- the tsaD gene encoding tRNA (adenosine(37)-N6)-threonylcarbamoyltransferase complex transferase subunit TsaD — translation MKVLGIETSCDETGVAVYDTVAGLLAHRVHTQVDLHAAYGGVVPELASRDHIRLLPVLVAQTLEAVGCAAHELDAIAYTAGPGLAGALLVGASFAESFGLSLGVPVLPIHHLEGHLLSPLLAADAPEFPFVALLVSGGHTQLMHVSGVGEYELLGETLDDAAGEAFDKTAKLIGLGYPGGPQLAALAATGTSGRFVLPRPMLRSRDLDFSFSGLKTAVLHVVSAADWNPDDTADLAADFQQAVVDVLCVKALKALEASGSGRLVVAGGVGANRELRRRLDEAAARRGWRVYYPEPELCTDNGAMIAFAGALRAAAGECPHGHAIEVRPRWPLAELHGPMA, via the coding sequence ATGAAGGTTCTGGGGATCGAAACCTCGTGCGACGAGACCGGTGTCGCGGTCTACGACACCGTAGCGGGTCTGCTCGCGCACCGCGTACACACTCAGGTCGACCTGCACGCGGCTTACGGCGGCGTGGTGCCCGAACTGGCCTCGCGCGACCACATCCGGCTGCTGCCGGTGCTCGTCGCGCAGACGCTGGAGGCGGTCGGTTGCGCGGCGCACGAACTCGATGCGATCGCCTATACGGCGGGCCCCGGGCTGGCCGGCGCGCTGCTGGTCGGCGCAAGCTTTGCCGAATCCTTCGGCCTTTCGCTGGGCGTGCCGGTGCTGCCCATCCACCATCTCGAAGGTCATCTGCTCTCGCCGCTGCTCGCGGCCGATGCGCCGGAATTTCCCTTCGTCGCGCTGCTCGTCTCGGGGGGGCACACCCAGTTGATGCACGTGAGCGGCGTGGGCGAGTACGAGCTGCTCGGCGAGACGCTCGACGATGCCGCGGGCGAGGCCTTCGACAAGACCGCCAAGCTGATCGGGCTGGGTTATCCGGGCGGGCCGCAACTGGCCGCGCTGGCTGCCACCGGCACGTCGGGGCGTTTCGTGCTGCCGCGCCCGATGCTGCGCTCACGTGATCTGGATTTCAGCTTCAGCGGTCTCAAGACGGCCGTGCTCCACGTCGTATCGGCCGCGGACTGGAACCCGGACGATACGGCCGATCTGGCGGCCGACTTCCAGCAGGCAGTCGTCGATGTGTTGTGCGTCAAGGCGCTCAAGGCCCTCGAGGCGAGCGGTTCGGGGCGTCTGGTCGTGGCTGGCGGGGTCGGCGCCAATCGCGAGTTGCGCAGAAGGCTCGACGAGGCGGCCGCGCGCCGTGGCTGGCGTGTGTACTACCCGGAGCCGGAGCTGTGCACCGACAATGGCGCGATGATCGCGTTTGCCGGTGCCCTGCGTGCCGCAGCCGGCGAGTGCCCCCACGGGCATGCGATCGAGGTTCGGCCGCGCTGGCCGCTGGCCGAGCTTCACGGCCCGATGGCCTGA